The Bos indicus x Bos taurus breed Angus x Brahman F1 hybrid chromosome 25, Bos_hybrid_MaternalHap_v2.0, whole genome shotgun sequence genome has a window encoding:
- the PSMG3 gene encoding proteasome assembly chaperone 3 has protein sequence MEGKPLLTSKQKTAVVCGVPTQVVCTAFSSHILVVVTQLGKMGTLVSLEPSSVTSDVGKPVLTTKVLLGKDEPLVHVFAKNLVAFVSQEAGNRAVLLALATKDKSMEAVKALQEVIQACQVW, from the exons ATGGAAGGTAAACCCTTGCTGACGTCCAAGCAGAAGACTGCGGTGGTGTGCGGAGTCCCCACCCAGGTGGTCTGCACGGCCTTCAGCAGCCACATCCTGGTGGTGGTGACCCAGCTGGGGAAGATGGGTACCCTGGTCTCCCTGGAGCCCAGCAGTGTGACTAGTGACGTCGGCAAGCCTGTGCTGACCACCAAAGTCCTCCTTGGGAAGGATGAG CCTCTCGTCCATGTCTTCGCAAAGAACCTGGTGGCATTTGTGTCTCAAGAAGCTGGGAACAGAGCCGTTCTTCTTGCCCTGGCCACGAAGGACAAGAGCATGGAGGCGGTGAAGGCCCTGCAGGAGGTGATCCAGGCGTGCCAGGTGTGGTGA